A window from Montipora capricornis isolate CH-2021 chromosome 7, ASM3666992v2, whole genome shotgun sequence encodes these proteins:
- the LOC138056874 gene encoding uncharacterized protein, with product MVYYLTVTLISRVLVFLLWNPLVFSSVKQRGCLVIRARGGDRIHFYDYNGTCKESVNPCQTINGSTWKASRHDCLCQCSASRSYRGDEGHCVENRVIREGCTLLFNRENRGGPLRVFNNSSSLKFKARSLPVEDCNVTKTYYRNVAWKELQPLKAANTFTIRHEDITAKKHAHFLEWDNGQPVAELLGKIVKVHIECANKNQGRGGKDGGSLCIVFKVNGSTNLSCPIVESPSFPTRQTDVLNISSTSSSITEIQETVLTEKPFTEGVNASVGREEDDGTFGSDDDNSDSGLSVGKRVSLPVWLIGVITGGAVIATLALTAIVWMCCKMNRRRRKRRKKRSLMARNPVDNNDETAFVPFHVPDCAPRECEAGYAKVGNPVRKGYAVLKPVPGSTRSDYQRLLKPKEDHSGYLLPMEERDPPERRPTEDMSTIEPAVYSEAKVSPPPENRSTDKEYDYAKPENFTAIRSSRASLDNLDFCVSADQRSVECKEDQKEDQENGPSSPVYVTVEGPNSPPLEAPSGESLEEVPMKNGPESTIPYYVELM from the exons ATGGTTTATTATCTGACAGTGACGTTGATTTCGCGAGTCCTTGTGTTCCTCTTGTGGAATCCTTTGGTATTTTCATCGGTCAAGCAACGCGGTTGTTTGGTGATTCGTGCGAGAGGTGGAGATCGTATTCATTTTTACGATTACAATGGAACGTGCAAAGAAAGTGTCAATCCGTGTCAGACAATAAATGGCTCTACATGGAAAGCTTCACGACATGACTGTTTATgccagtgttcagcatcaagATCTTACAGAGGAGATGAAGGCCATTGTGTGGAGAACAGGGTCATTCGAGAAG GATGTACTTTACTGTTCAACAGAGAAAACAGGGGTGGTCCTCTTCGAGTGTTCAATAATTCAAGCTCACTTAAATTCAAAGCACGGAGTCTTCCAGTAGAGGATTGTAACGTTACAAAGACGTACTACAGGAACGTAGCCTGGAAAGAACTTCAGCCTTTAAAAGCAGCAAATACATTTACTATTCGCCATGAAGATATAACGGCTAAAAAGCATGCCCATTTTCTTGAG TGGGACAATGGACAGCCAGTGGCTGAATTGCTAGGCAAAATTGTCAAAGTCCACATAGAATGTGCAAACAAAAATCAAGGTAGAGGTGGCAAAGACGGTGGATCATTGTGCATTGTGTTTAAGGTGAATGGCTCCACCAATTTATCAT GTCCAATTGTTGAATCACCGTCATTCCCCACAAGACAAACTGATGTTCTCAATATATCCAGCACGTCATCTTCCATCACA GAAATACAAGAAACTGTTCTGACTGAAAAGCCGTTTACCGAAGGAGTGAATGCATCAGTTGGACGTGAAGAAGATGATGGAACTTTTGGATCAGATGATGACAACAGTGATAGTGGATTATCTGTTGGCAAAAGAGTTTCGCTTCCCGTTTGGCTCATTGGTGTTATAACTGGTGGTGCAGTGATAGCCACACTTGCACTCACAGCAATCGTCTGGATGTGCTGTAAAATGAATCGGAG GCGTCGGAAGAGACGGAAAAAGAGGTCACTCATGG CGAGGAATCCAGTAGACAACAATGACGAAACGGCATTTGTCCCATTTCACGTCCCAGATTGTGCTCCTCGCGAGTGTGAAGCCGGATATGCCAAAGTTGGTAACCCCGTTCGAAAAGGTTACGCTGTGTTAAAACCTGTACCAGGGAGCACCAGATCAGATTATCAGCGACTGTTAAAGCCCAAAGAAG ATCACTCGGGATATTTACTTCCAATGGAGGAAAGAGACCCACCGGAAAGAAGACCGACAGAAGACATGTCCACCATAGAACCAGCAGTATACAGCGAAGCAAAGGTCTCACCGCCTCCAGAAAACAGATCCACGGACAAAGAATACGACTATGCAAAACCAGAGAATTTTACAGCTATACGATCAAGCCGCGCAAGTCTTGACAATTTAGATTTCTGTGTCAGCGCCGACCAGCGTTCTGTTGAATGCAAAGAGGACCAAAAGGAGGATCAGGAGAATGGTCCTTCGTCTCCTGTTTATGTAACGGTAGAGGGCCCTAATTCACCCCCATTGGAGGCCCCTTCAGGAGAGTCCCTCGAAGAGGTTCCAATGAAAAATGGACCTGAGAGTACCATTCCTTATTATGTTGAACTTATGTAG